The sequence CACAGGTAGTTCAGCCCCGGCTCGCCGTCGGGAGTCGCCATGAAGCGGTCCTTTGGGCAGCCGCCGTGGCACAGCTCGAGCACGTCGCACTGCCGGCAATAGGCGGGGAGCGTGGACTGCTTCTGCTGACCGAACGCGCGCTGTCGCGGCGAGCCCACCATCTCGGTGAGGGTCGCTTCGGCCAGGTTGCCCAGCAGGTAGCCCGGCTCCACGAAATGGTCGCAGCTGAAGAGGTCGCCGTTGTGCTCGAGCACGAGCGCATCGCCGCAGGTGGGCGCGTGCACGCACAGCGCGTAGCGGCCCACGCGATTGCCCAGCGCCACGTCGAAGGCCTGCACGAAGACGGTGCCCACGTCGCGGCGCACCCATTCGTCGAACACTCCACCGAGGAAGGCGCCGTACTGCCGCGCGCCCACCGAGCGCGGTGCCGCGCGGTCGCCGCTCTGCGTGTACAGCGGGCGTTTCACGGAGCGCCCGGTGCCCCAGCCTTCGGCCGTCGCCGTCTCGGCGCCGGGCTTCGCGCGCTCGACCACGGGGATGAACTGCAGGTGCCGTGCGCCCAACTCGTCGCGGAAGAAGCGGTAGGTGCCGCGCGGATCGTCGGCATTGTCGCTGTGCACGGTACACAGGATGTTGACCGCGACGCCGGCGTCACGCAGGTGGTTGTAGCCGGCCAGCACCTGGTCGAAGGTGCCGCCGCCGCCCTTGGTGACGCGGTGGCGGTCGTGAACTTCCCGCGGCCCGTCAAGACTCACACCGACGAGGAAGTTGTGCTCACGGAAGAAGTTCGCCCACTCGGCATCGAGGCGCGTGGCATTCGTCTGGATGGTATACAGTATTTTTGCGTCGATTGGCAATACCGTTCAGCCAGCACCACCGCGCGGCGGAAGAAATCGAGTCCCATCAGCGTGGGCTCGCCGCCCTGCCACGAGACGGCCACCTCGCCCTCGGGATGCGCGGCGAACAGCTGCTGCAGCCACGCCTCGAGCACCTCGTCGTCCATGCGGAAGGTGCTGCCGGGGTACAGCTGGTCCTTCGACAGGAAGAAGCAGTACGAGCAGTCGAGGTTGCACGCGGCGCCGGTGGGCTTGGCCAGCAGGTGGAAAGGGCGTGGGTCCATCGGCGGAGTGTGGCGGGGGGGGGGCGGCCGGCGGCCTGAGGGCGGCGTCGGGTGCCAGCCCCGCTTGACGTTGCGGGGGCGGCGAGGCCAGGTTAGACACAATAGGCGCCCTTGTCATGACGAACGACGCTATGACCTGCGCCGATTCCCGCCACCACGCCGACCAGCCACGGCAGCGCGCCAGACCGGCATTGCCGGGCGATCACCCGGCCACCGGAAGCCCCAAAAAAAACGAAAACAGCAAAATCAGATGCCGTCGCCATCGCCCCTGTCCATGCGTGCGGGATCGGCAGTGTGGCCACCCAACTGCTCCAGCTCGCGCGCCAGATAGTCCGTCAGGCTGCCGCAGACAACGTCGCAGATCTCGAAGACGCGCGCGTCGGCCACAGAATAGTAGACGAACATGCCCTGCCGCCGCCGCCTCACCAGGCCGCCGCGCAGGAGCAGTTGCAGATGTTTGGAGACGCTGGCCTGGGCGGCGCCACTGCTGGCGACGAGGTCGGCCACCGACCGTTCACCGCCCTCGAGGGACTGCAACAGGCGCAACCGGACAGGATCGCCAAGGAGCCGAAAGCGTTCCGCAATCAGCTCTAAGGTTTTGTCGTTCAACACGTTGCCAGACATCGCGTTTTTCCTCTCCAGTTGCGCTTGACGCCGTCGATGAAGTATAATATATTCGATTATGTGCATATGGTCAATAGGCCATAATACAAGAATGGTCTGGTCGGGTTGGAAGCGCAAGTCAGGACAACAAGTCGGGGTTGGGAAGCGCAAGGGGCGCCCGCCACGCGGGCCACTTCACCGGAAGGTTCGACCATGAAGATGACGGAGATCCTGGTCCTGGGCGCAGCGCTGCTGGCAGCCTTCGGCGCCGGGGCGCCGGCCGCTGCGGCCACGGCAAACGAGACGCTGACGCTGCCGGCGGCCGTGCAGCTGGCCCTGAAGAACAGCCCGCAGGTGCTGCAGGCGCAGGCGCAGCAGGATGTCGCCGCGGCGGGCAAGCGCGAAGCGAATGCGATGCGGCTGCCGCACCTGCAGGTGCGCGAGGTGGGACTGCGCACCGACTCGCCGGCCGATGCGTTCGGGCTGCAGCTCATGCAGGAGCGTTTCGATTTCCCGACGTTCACGACGAGCGACCCGAACAACCCCGAGCCCATCAACAACTACGCGACCGAGTTCGAGGCTGCGTGGCCCATCTTCACCGGTGGCCGCGTGATGGCGGGCATCGGGCAGGCCGACCGCATGGCGAAGGCCGCCGCCGCGGTCAGCGACCACACCGACGAGGCCATCGCCCTGGCCACCGCCTCGGCCTACATGGATGCCGTGCTGGCGCAGCGCGCGGTCGAACTGGCCGAGCGCGCCTTCGAGACCACGAAGAAGCACGTCGACCAGGCGCAGGCCTTCTTCGACACCGGCATGATGGTCGAAAGTGACCTGCTGCAGGCCCAGGTGCAGCTGGCGCGCATGGAAGAGAAGCTCATCAGCGTGCGCAACGGCGCGCAGCTCGCGCGCGCCGGCCTGTTCCGCGTGATGGGCATCGCGCAGGACTCGGGCTACGCGCTGGACCCGGCCGTCGCCGAGGTGGAGCCCAGCAACGTCGACCTGGCCGAAGCCCTCAGCGGCGCCCGCGCCCGTCGCAACGACGTGAAGGCCGTGGCCGCGCAGGTCGACGCCGCCCGTCTGGGCGTGCGCCGCGCGCAGGGCGAGTACCTGCCCGAGGTCGTGGTCATGGGCAAGTACGCGCTCAACGCCGACAACGTGTTCGGCGACGACGGCGACAGCTTCACCGTGATGGCCATGGCCCGCTGGAACCTGTGGAACTGGGGCCAGACGCGCGCGCGCGTGAGCGGCGCCCGCTCCTCGCACGTGGCGGCGCAGCAGGCGCAGCGCGGGCACGACCAGCAGGTCGAGTTCGAGGTGCGCCAGGCCTGGCAGCAGGTCGCCGAGGCGCGCGCCCGCTACGCCGTGGCCACCGGCGCCGTGGCCCAGGCCGAGAAGGCCCTCAACATCCTCGAATCGCGCTTCGAGCAGGGTGTGGCCCGCGTCACCGACCTGCTCGACGCCGAGACGATGCTCGACGACGCGCGCGTGCGCGAACTGAACGCGGGCTTCGACATGCGTCGCGCCGCCCGCACCCTCGATTTCGCTGTTGGTCTTCCCCCTGTTCCGGAGGTTTCGCGATGAAGCGCGCACCACTGACGATCACCGTGGCCCTTGCGGCCATCGCCCTGCTGGCCTTCGCCGGCTGCCAGGGCGGCCAGAAGAAGGATTACGCCGCTGCCGGCGCGCCGATCGCGGTGCGCGTGGTGGCGGCAGCGCCCGCCGCCGTGGCCGAGCAGGTCGAAGTGACCGGTTCGCTGCACGGCGCGCGTGAGGCCGTGCTGTCGGCCAAGGTCATGGGCACCGTCACCGCCATCCGC is a genomic window of bacterium containing:
- a CDS encoding helix-turn-helix transcriptional regulator translates to MSGNVLNDKTLELIAERFRLLGDPVRLRLLQSLEGGERSVADLVASSGAAQASVSKHLQLLLRGGLVRRRRQGMFVYYSVADARVFEICDVVCGSLTDYLARELEQLGGHTADPARMDRGDGDGI
- a CDS encoding TolC family protein; protein product: MKMTEILVLGAALLAAFGAGAPAAAATANETLTLPAAVQLALKNSPQVLQAQAQQDVAAAGKREANAMRLPHLQVREVGLRTDSPADAFGLQLMQERFDFPTFTTSDPNNPEPINNYATEFEAAWPIFTGGRVMAGIGQADRMAKAAAAVSDHTDEAIALATASAYMDAVLAQRAVELAERAFETTKKHVDQAQAFFDTGMMVESDLLQAQVQLARMEEKLISVRNGAQLARAGLFRVMGIAQDSGYALDPAVAEVEPSNVDLAEALSGARARRNDVKAVAAQVDAARLGVRRAQGEYLPEVVVMGKYALNADNVFGDDGDSFTVMAMARWNLWNWGQTRARVSGARSSHVAAQQAQRGHDQQVEFEVRQAWQQVAEARARYAVATGAVAQAEKALNILESRFEQGVARVTDLLDAETMLDDARVRELNAGFDMRRAARTLDFAVGLPPVPEVSR